The sequence below is a genomic window from Streptomyces sp. NBC_00289.
GTGTTGCGAGGTTAACCCGTGTGGGGAAGCCGTAGCGAAAGCGAGTCCGAACAGGGCGATATAGTAGCGCGCTCAAGACCCGAAGCGGAGTGATCTAGCCATGGGCAGGTTGAAGCGGAGGTAAGACTTCGTGGAGGACCGAACCCACCAGGGTTGAAAACCTGGGGGATGACCTGTGGTTAGGGGTGAAAGGCCAATCAAACTCCGTGATAGCTGGTTCTCCCCGAAATGCATTTAGGTGCAGCGTCGTGTGTTTCTTGCCGGAGGTAGAGCACTGGATAGGCGATGGGCCCTACCGGGTTACTGACCTTAGCCAAACTCCGAATGCCGGTAAGTGAGAGCACGGCAGTGAGACTGTGGGGGATAAGCTCCATGGTCGAGAGGGAAACAGCCCAGAGCATCGACTAAGGCCCCTAAGCGTACGCTAAGTGGGAAAGGATGTGGAGTCGCACAGACAACCAGGAGGTTGGCTTAGAAGCAGCCACCCTTGAAAGAGTGCGTAATAGCTCACTGGTCTAGTGATTCCGCGCCGACAATGTAGCGGGGCTCAAGCGTACCGCCGAAGTCGTGTCATTCATACACATATCCCCAACGGGAGTATGGATGGGTAGGGGAGCGTCGTGTGCCGGGTGAAGCCGCGCCGGAAGGCAGTGGTGGACGGTTCACGAGTGAGAATGCAGGCATGAGTAGCGATACACACGTGAGAAACGTGTGCGCCGATTGACTAAGGGTTCCTGGGTCAAGCTGATCTGCCCAGGGTAAGTCGGGACCTAAGGCGAGGCCGACAGGCGTAGTCGATGGATAACCGGTTGATATTCCGGTACCCGCTGTGAAGCGTCAAACATTGAACCAGGCGATGCTAAGTCCGTGAAGCCGTTCCGGACCCTTCGGGGAAAGGAAAGTGGTGGAGCCGACGGACCAGACCTGCAGTAGGTGAGTGATGGGGTGACGCAGGAAGGTAGTCCATCCCGGGCGGTGGTTGTCCCGGGGTAAGGGTGTAGGCCGTGCGATAGGTAAATCCGTCGCACATCAAGGCTGAGACCTGATGCCGAGCCGATTGTGGTGAAGTGGATGATCCTATGCTGTCGAGAAAAGCCTCTAGCGAGTTTCATGGCGGCCCGTACCCTAAACCGACTCAGGTGGTCAGGTAGAGAATACCGAGGCGTTCGGGTGAACTATGGTTAAGGAACTCGGCAAAATGCCCCCGTAACTTCGGGAGAAGGGGGGCCATCACTGGTGATCCGATTTACTCGGTGAGCTGGGGGTGGCCGCAGAGACCAGCGAGAAGCGACTGTTTACTAAAAACACAGGTCCGTGCGAAGCCGTAAGGCGATGTATACGGACTGACGCCTGCCCGGTGCTGGAACGTTAAGGGGACCGGTTAGTGCGCTTTCGGGCGTGCGAAGCTGAGAACTTAAGCGCCAGTAAACGGCGGTGGTAACTATAACCATCCTAAGGTAGCGAAATTCCTTGTCGGGTAAGTTCCGACCTGCACGAATGGCGTAACGACTTCTCGACTGTCTCAACCATAGGCCCGGTGAAATTGCACTACGAGTAAAGATGCTCGTTTCGCGCAGCAGGACGGAAAGACCCCGGGACCTTTACTACAGTTTGATATTGGTGTTCGGTTCGGCTTGTGTAGGATAGCTGGGAGACTGTGAAGCTTGGACGCCAGTTCAGGTGGAGTCGTCGTTGAAATACCAGTCTGGTCGTGCTGGATGTCTAACCTGGGTCCGTGATCCGGATCAGGGACAGTGTCTGATGGGTAGTTTAACTGGGGCGGTTGCCTCCTAAAGAGTAACGGAGGCGCCCAAAGGTTCCCTCAGCCTGGTTGGCAATCAGGTGTTGAGTGTAAGTGCACAAGGGAGCTTGACTGTGAGACCGACGGGTCGAGCAGGGACGAAAGTCGGGACTAGTGATCCGGCGGTGGCTTGTGGAAGCGCCGTCGCTCAACGGATAAAAGGTACCCCGGGGATAACAGGCTGATCTTCCCCAAGAGTCCATATCGACGGGATGGTTTGGCACCTCGATGTCGGCTCGTCGCATCCTGGGGCTGGAGTCGGTCCCAAGGGTTGGGCTGTTCGCCCATTAAAGCGGTACGCGAGCTGGGTTTAGAACGTCGTGAGACAGTTCGGTCCCTATCCGCTGCGCGCGCAGGAATATTGAGAAGGGCTGTCCCTAGTACGAGAGGACCGGGACGGACGAACCTCTGGTGTGCCAGTTGTCCTGCCAAGGGCATGGCTGGTTGGCTACGTTCGGGAGGGATAACCGCTGAAAGCATCTAAGCGGGAAGCCTGCTTCGAGATGAGTATTCCCACCCCCTTTGAGGGGTTAAGGCTCCCAGTAGACGACTGGGTTGATAGGCCGGATCTGGAAGCACCGTAAGGTGTGGAGGTGACCGGTACTAATAGGCCGAGGGCTTGTCCTCAGTTGCTCGCGTCCACTGTGTTGGTTCTGAAACCACGAACAACCCCATGCCCATGGTCACGGGTGTGGTGCGGTTGTCTGTTTCATAGTGTTTCGGTGGTCATAGCGTGAGGGAAACGCCCGGTTACATTCCGAACCCGGAAGCTAAGCCTCACAGCGCCGATGGTACTGCAGGGGGGACCCTGTGGGAGAGTAGGACACCGCCGAACAAATCTTGGGAAAACCCCCGCACCTCAGGTGCGGGGGTTTTCTGCGTTTAGGGGTCACGTATTACGGTGGCGGTATGAGCACCCCGAACGCCGAGAGCCGCGAGAGTTACCTGATTCGTTCCATACGGGCCGACGAGTGGGCCAAGGCCAAGGAGCTGCGGCTCGTCGCCCTGCGCGATCCGGTGGCGCATCTCGCCTTTCTCGAGACGTACGACACGGCGGTGGCCAGGCCGGACTCCTTCTGGCAGGAGCGGGCCGTCGGGGCTGCCGAAGGGGCGACCGGGGCGCAGCAGATCATCTCGGAGGGGCCGGACGGGGAGTGGGCCGGCATGCTGACCGTGCTGGTCGAGGAACCCGGGACAACGGACTGGGCCGGTTCTCCCGTCGAGCGGAAGCAGGGGCACCTCGTCGGTGTCTTCGTCCGGCCCGAGCACCGTGGCTGCGGAATGACCGAGGTGCTCTTCGACGCGGCTCTGGAGTGGTCGTGGGGGCAGGGCGCCGAGCGGGTACGGCTGATCGTGCACGAGGACAACGGGCGGGCCCAGGCCTTCTACCGTAAGGCGGGGTTCCTGCCCACCGGAGTGACCGTGCAGCTCGGCGGGAGCGGGGAGCGTGAGCTGGAGATGGCCGTCGAGCGGCCCTGAGACACGGCTTCCGAGCCGCTCTACACCGGCAGTTCGTCGTGTGGCCAGCGGGCGCGGGCCTGTTCGCGGGAGCGGAGGAGGGCCAGCGTGGGCAGGCCGCGGTCGGCTCCGTCGGCCAGGAGGTCCGGGAGTTGGGGGAGCGGGGCGACGGCCGCGACGTCGTCCAGGACGAGCGTCAGTGGTGGGTCGAGCCGACCGGCGGATGACCGTTCGGCCATGCACCGGCCGCGCTCGACCACGCTTGCGGTGAGGGCCGTCAGAAGAGGCATCGCACCGGGGTTCGTCCTGGGATCCTCGATGGATTCACCGACCACATAAAGCGTGCCCGCTTCGTCGACGAAGGAATCCAAGGCGAGCGCATCAGTTCGGTTTGGAGTGCATGCCTCGCGGATGTTGACCGTGAAGAGAGCGGAGAGCGCCCGGCTGGTGAGTTCCTGGGCGATGTCACGGCGTTCGGGGTGTGCGGTGAGGGCGGCCTCGAGTTCGCCCGCCGAGCCGGGGGACGCCTTCGGGTTCGTGCGCAGGGTGCGGACCGCGTCCTGGATCTGGGTGCCCTGGGACCAGCGGTGGACGTGGCGGACGGTGCGGCCGTCGATCGCTGCGGCGTGGAGATAGCTGCGCAGGAGTGTCTCGGCGGTCTCGCTGACCGCTTGGTCGAGCCGTGCGGTGGGGCGGATGGGGCTGAGGAGGGCGACGGCTCTCGCCGCCGCCGTGGCCTTGTCCTCGCAGCCCGCCGTGGGCGACCAGTGGAGGCGGGCCGGAGTGTCGCAACGGTGTGTGGGGTCGTAGAGGTGGACCGGGCCGAGTTTGGCGCGGGCGTCCTTGGTCTCCTGCCAGATGGCGGGGTCGGAGGTGACGACGAGGGCGGGGCCCGCCGCGTCGCGTACGGCCTGGGTCGCCGATGTCCGGCGGCTGTCCGGGAGGCCGTACAGAACCATGCCTTCGGGGCGGGTCGGTTCCCACGCGCCCGGCCGGTCACCACCGAACGGAGAGGCGGGGGCCTCCTGTTGCGTCGGCGTCGGCTTGAGGAGCTCTGTCGGCTCCGGCTCGACGCGCGGGACGGGGACCTCGGGGACCACCTCGGGGACCTCGTGCGGCTGGGGCACCCGGCGTGCTGCGCGAACCTCCGGCACCTGCTCCGGTTCCGTGGTCGTAGCCGTGCTCCGGCCGATCGCCTCGGCCCGTCTTCTGGCCCTGACGCCCTTCCACCGTGCCACGGTGCCGATCGCGAACACCGTCAGGACGAACAGCATCATCAGCTGGCCGAGGAACAGGCCCCAGAAGAGGCCGTAGCCCGAGAGCTGGTCCGCAGGGGTGTCGGGCCAGGCGCCGGGGATGTCGTGCGGTCGGCCGATCAGATAGCGCATGGCCAGCGGGGTGCGGGTGAAGGTGACGCCGTCCGGCCAGGCGCCCTGGGAGAACAGGGCGGACAGGCCGGTCGCCGTCCAGACCAGCAGGGTCATGCCGAGGAGGAAGGCGAGCAGGCCGATCAGGAGTCCGTCGGGAACGCCTCCCTGCCGGTTCTGACGGTCCTGTCGGCGGTCGAGGTGATCGTCCGGTCTCACGCCTGCCCCTCCGCCTACGCCACCGTCGACTCGGACGAGCCGTCCAAGTCGTTGAGGTGCTGTTCCATGAAGGCAGCCGCCCGTTCCTCCGCCTCCAGCTCGGCGGCGCGCAGGGCGTCGCCGGCCAGTTCGTGTTCCCTGGAGGTCTCGGTCATCGCGCGGTCGGTGAAGACGAGTGGCCGTTCGGTGTCCGTGACCAGGTGTTTGACCACCTGCACGTTGCCGTTGACGTCCCAGACCGCGATGCCGGGGGTGAGGGTCGGGATGATCTCCACCGCCCAGCGGGGCAGGCCCAGCACCCGGCCCGTCGCCCTCGCCTCGTCGGCCTTCTGGGCGTAGATCGTCCGGGTCGAGGCCATCTTCAGGATCGCGGCGGCCTCCTTCGCCGCCGCTCCGTCCACCACGTCGCTCAGGTGGTGGACGACCGCCACGAAGGACAGGCCCAGCCGGCGCCCGAACTTCAGCAGGCGCTGGAACAGCTGCGCCACGAACGGGCTGTTGATGATGTGCCAGGCCTCCTCGACCAGGAAGATGCGCTTCTTCCGGTCGGGGCGGATCCAGGTGTGCTCGAGCCATACTCCGACGATCGCCATCAGGATGGGCATGGCGATGGAGTTGCGGTCGATGTGGGAGAGGTCGAAGACGATCAGGGGCGCGTCGAGGTCGATGCCGACCGTGGTGGGGCCGTCGAACATGCCGCGCAGGTCACCGTCGACCAGGCGGTCCAGGACCAGGGCCACGTCCAGGCCCCAGGCCCGTACGTCGTCTATGGCGACGTTCATCGCCTCGGCGGACTCCGGCTCGGGGTGCCGTAGCTGCTCGACGATGTCCGTCAGTACGGGCTGGCGGTCGAGGATCGTCTCGTTGACGAAGGCGTGCGCGACCTTGAGGGCGAAGCCGGAGCGCTCGTCCAGGCCGTGGCC
It includes:
- a CDS encoding type IV secretory system conjugative DNA transfer family protein encodes the protein MRPDDHLDRRQDRQNRQGGVPDGLLIGLLAFLLGMTLLVWTATGLSALFSQGAWPDGVTFTRTPLAMRYLIGRPHDIPGAWPDTPADQLSGYGLFWGLFLGQLMMLFVLTVFAIGTVARWKGVRARRRAEAIGRSTATTTEPEQVPEVRAARRVPQPHEVPEVVPEVPVPRVEPEPTELLKPTPTQQEAPASPFGGDRPGAWEPTRPEGMVLYGLPDSRRTSATQAVRDAAGPALVVTSDPAIWQETKDARAKLGPVHLYDPTHRCDTPARLHWSPTAGCEDKATAAARAVALLSPIRPTARLDQAVSETAETLLRSYLHAAAIDGRTVRHVHRWSQGTQIQDAVRTLRTNPKASPGSAGELEAALTAHPERRDIAQELTSRALSALFTVNIREACTPNRTDALALDSFVDEAGTLYVVGESIEDPRTNPGAMPLLTALTASVVERGRCMAERSSAGRLDPPLTLVLDDVAAVAPLPQLPDLLADGADRGLPTLALLRSREQARARWPHDELPV
- a CDS encoding ATP-binding protein; protein product: MRDPMSILTDAFTSFLFGKVETTRLPVRTSTGQAQAVYLPTAAPGLGDSGVIIGREVYSGKGYIYDPFQLYGQQLPAPHWLVLGESGNGKSALEKTYVLRQLRFRDRQVVVLDAQGEDGVGEWNLVARELGITPIRLDPTAALDHGIRLNPLDPSITTTGQLALLRTIIEVAMGHGLDERSGFALKVAHAFVNETILDRQPVLTDIVEQLRHPEPESAEAMNVAIDDVRAWGLDVALVLDRLVDGDLRGMFDGPTTVGIDLDAPLIVFDLSHIDRNSIAMPILMAIVGVWLEHTWIRPDRKKRIFLVEEAWHIINSPFVAQLFQRLLKFGRRLGLSFVAVVHHLSDVVDGAAAKEAAAILKMASTRTIYAQKADEARATGRVLGLPRWAVEIIPTLTPGIAVWDVNGNVQVVKHLVTDTERPLVFTDRAMTETSREHELAGDALRAAELEAEERAAAFMEQHLNDLDGSSESTVA
- a CDS encoding GNAT family N-acetyltransferase — encoded protein: MSTPNAESRESYLIRSIRADEWAKAKELRLVALRDPVAHLAFLETYDTAVARPDSFWQERAVGAAEGATGAQQIISEGPDGEWAGMLTVLVEEPGTTDWAGSPVERKQGHLVGVFVRPEHRGCGMTEVLFDAALEWSWGQGAERVRLIVHEDNGRAQAFYRKAGFLPTGVTVQLGGSGERELEMAVERP